The genomic DNA GCTTTATTCGAATCAGAATCGAAACTAAGGACAATGGTCGGACGGTAAAACCTGTCGACGAGACGGGAAGCAACGATTCCCACTACCCCAGGGTTCCAGCCTTCCTTCCCGATGACAAGAACACCGTTTTCAGATGGAGGGAATTCCTTCTCCACCATCTCTACAGCTTCTTCCGTCATTTTCGCTACGATGGATTGGCGCTCTTTGTTCAAGCCGTCAATCTCTTCTGCGAGTGCCTTTGCTTCTTCCGGATCACGGGAAAGCATGAGATCCACTGCGGGATCGGCATCACCCAGCCTGCCGACGGCATTGATCCTCGGTGCAATCATGAATCCAACGGTCTCTTCATTCATCTCATTTTGCTGGGCATTCGCCACACGGCACAGGGCCTTGATCCCAAGGCGGTCCGTTACCTTCAGCCTGGCGATCCCCTTCTTGGCAATCAGCCGGTTCTCCCCATGGAGGGGAACCAGATCGGCGATCGTACCGATTGCGGCCAAATCCAGCAGATGGTCGGGAAACTCCCCGTAGAGAGCGTGAGCCAGCTTCAAAGCCACCCCGACCCCTGCCAGTTCCTTGAATGGATAGGAGCATCCTTCCACTTTCGGGTGGATCATCGCGAAGACCGGCGGCAATTCGGGACCCGGTTCATGGTGATCCGTTAAGATCAAGTCGATACCAAGTTCTTTGGCAAGCTTGGCTTCTCCCACTGCGGATATACCGGTATCCACCGTAATGATAACGGCGAACCCTTCATCAGCAGCCCATCTGAAGGCGTCTTCGTTCGGTCCATATCCTTCGGTAAACCGGTTGGGGATATAAAATTCCGCTTGTGCCCCAAGGTCTGTCAGTACCGTCATCAGGACTGATGTGGAACTTACTCCGTCGGCATCATAGTCACCATACACAAGGATGCGCTCCTCATGCTCGATTGCCAGCATGATGCGCTCTTTCGCTTTTTGCATATCATCAAAAAGAAATGGATCATGAAACGATCCGCCTGTATCAAATAAAAAGTCCCGGGCATCATCGGCATCTGCCAGATCCCGATTTATCAATAATTTCGCAACAAGCGGGGGAACCTTCAACTCTTCTGCCAATTCTGCTATCTTGTGCTGGTCAGAATCTTTCATTTTCCAGCGTGTTTTTGCATTTAACATATTTTCACCCCTCAGCCTTTCTCATTATACAAAAACAGTAAGGGGGTTTCAATCTACATCAAAGTCGAACAAAAGAAAAAGACACCCTGTATGGGTGCCTTCATTCCGGTCATTCAGATGTTTCTTGTATGGAATCGGGTGCCTGCTTCTTTAATGAGGTATCCTGTGAATCGAGGCGCTGTTGATCCCGGGTCTTCTCAATCTGTTCTCTTAAAATAATGTTTTCCTTTTCAAGGGCCTTCACCCTCCGCTGGACGACGAAAAGCCTGAAAAGCCCCACCGAGCCGATGATGATTCCACCCATGAAAACAGATCCAAGAATAACTAATATAAGAGGCCAGTCTGCTTCACCAAAAAGGTAGTTCACTGTTACCGGGTCGACATTGATGACGGCGAAAATTGATACGATCAGGGCGAATACGATCCCCAAAAGCAACGTCCATTGAAACTTCATTGTATTCCCTCCTCACAACTGCATTGTCTCTCTCCATCAGGAATGATGGATGATACCCATTTACCCTTTTTATTAGCGCAATGAAACCATCCGGATTCATTTAGTACCTTATCCCTATAGTATAACCCGACGGTCACCGTTCCATTAAAAATGGGACAGGGGGCTTTCCCTGTCCCATTTCTATTATACTTGTGGTTCGTCGCTCCATTTCTTCTTCTCTTTGACGGTTTTGATCGGTCCGTGTTTCTTCAGCTGTCTGATCTTCAATGACAGATAGATCTGAGCAGCGATGTAAATGGAAGAGAACACCCCTGAGATCAACCCGACTAGAAGGGCGATGGAGAAGTTGCGGATCGATTCACTACCGAAGATCAGGATGGCGATGACCGTGATAACCACTGTCAAGACGGTATTCACCGAACGGCCCAAAGTCTGACGAAGACTCTTGTTGACCGCTTCTTCCAGTTCTTCCGGATGCTTGATGCGCTTCATTTTGTGAAGGTTTTCCCTCAATCGGTCAAAGGTAACGATCGTATCATTGATGGAGTACCCGACGATCGTCAGGACGGCCGCAATGAACGTGATATCCACTTCGAGGCGCGTCACGCTGAAGAAGAAAATAATCAGCAGGGCATCGAATAAAAGGGAAATGATGGCTCCGAGGGCCATGCGCCATTCAAATCGGATCGTCACATACAGGATGATGAAGATCGATGCAATGGCTACTGCATAGAGGGCACTCTTCGCAAGTTCTTTTCCGACTACCGGCGAAACGGTACTGATGCTAGGATCCTTCCCATACAAATCCTTAAAGTGATCTTTCAACTTCGCGATTTCCTCTTTGGAGAGATCGTCAGAATAACGGACGACCGCCGTGTTACTCTTTTCACCTGAAACAACGATGTTATCACTTGGGAGCTTGATGTCATCAAGTTCTTTCTTAAGGGTTTCCGTTTGGATCGGTTGATCGGAAACGAGGTCCACCCGTGAACCACTGACAAAGTCGATGCCCAGGTTCAATCTGAATACGGAAAGCAGAATGACTCCCGCAATCATGATGACCGCCGAGATCGCGAAGAACTTTCTGCGGTTCTTAGCGAACTCCACGCGATCGAACTTCGTCGGCAGGTCCAGTGTATCCAAATTCTCCGAAAGGGAATGGACGTCTTTTTTGTTGACACCGAACCAACCTGGCCTTTTGTTAAAGAGCTTGCTGTTCACCCATAGACCAAGAAGGACCCTGGATCCCCAAACCGCCGTGATGAAGCTGACGAGGATAGAGATGATGAGCATGGTCGCAAACCCTTTGACAGAGCTTGTACCGAAATAGAACAGTACCCCCGCTGCGATGAGGGTCGTCAGGTTGGCATCAAGGATGGTGAGGAATGAGGTTTTGTTCCCTGCCTGGAAGGCCGATTTGATCGGCTTTCCGACCCGGATTTCCTCCTTGATCCTCTCATACGTGATGATATTCGCATCGACGGCCATCCCGACTCCGAGTATGATCGCTGCGATCCCCGGCAGTGTCAGCACTCCGTTCATCAGCTCGAATAGGAGCAGGACGAGGTAGAGATACACGGAAAGGGTAACCGAAGCGATGAAGCCCGGCAGGCGGTAATACACAATCATGAACAGGAAGATGAGTGCGATCCCAATGATTCCTGCCGTAACGGTTTTATCAAGTGCCTGCTGTCCGAATTGAGCTCCGACAGATGTGGAATATTTTTCTTCCAGTTTGACAGGAAGAGCACCTGCATCAAGAAGCTTCGCAAGATTTTGCGCTTCTTCCACGGTGAAGTTCCCTTCGATGATGACTTCGTCCGAATTGATCGGCTTGTTTACATTCGGCGCAGAAAGGAATTTAGGATCTTCCTTGCCTGCTTCCTTCTCGTAGGAATCTTTCCCTTCCTCGAAGTCAAGCCAGATGACCAATTGATTCTGAGGAGCCATTTGGTAGATATTTTGCGTCAGTTCATAAAACTTTTTGCGATCCTTCAGTTTCAAAGAGACGATCGGCTGATTCTGATCGTTGAATGTCTGTTTTGCCGATCCAGAAACCAGGTCCGATCCGTCCAGTCGAACCTTATCGTTCACATCGCGGAAGGACAAATTCGCCTGTGTGGACAGGATCTCCCGTGCCTGGTTCTGATCCTCGATACCTGCAAGCTGAACGCGGATCCGGTTGTTGTCCTCGATCTGGATGCTTGGTTCGCTTACACCCAGGACGTTGATCCGCTCATCGAGAGCTTCTGCCGTATTGGCGACTGTCTGTTTCGTGATCTTTTCTCCATTGACTGGCTGTACTTCATACAGCACTTCGAATCCACCTTGGAGGTCAAGACCGAGTTTGATATCATTGATGATCGATTTTGCCGTTCCCCCGACCGTTCCTGCCAGCAGGACGAGCAGGACGAAAAAGGCAACGATGCGGCCACGCTTTACCATTATGTACAGTTCCTCCTTGAAAACCATCCCAAATATGATCTTTTCGTATTGACTGATCCCGGGGCTGTCTGAGATATCCCCTTCGATCGCCTGTGATATTCAATCCATTCCTTTATCTTTCAACATTCCCATTATGGCGGAGAACGAATTCCATGTCAATTTGTTCCCGTGCTATTTCTCTTCCCTGGAAGGATGCAGAAGTTCCTTCAATTCATCCTCATTCACATCGGCGAACCAATTCGGCGAGCGATATGCCTGAACCGTCTCGAAGGTCATATATTCCCCTGCTTTTGCCGAGAGGATATCGCTGACCAGCTCGTACACTTTCACATCCACTTCGGGCTTTTTCCATTTCTTCTTGGTCAGGTATAACCATAGTCTTTCCAGAGTTGCTTCCTCGTACCCGAATAGTTGGAATTCCTCCACCTTGCTTAACAGTGCAGGTTCCAGTGAATCATAAAATCGATCGTAAGGATGCTGATTAGGTTTCATTCCATTCCCCACTCCATTTTGGAAGATCGGCAATATACGGCCGTATTTATTCCCAACTTGTCATGCTTGGACCATTGGGATGCATATATAT from Rossellomorea marisflavi includes the following:
- a CDS encoding post-transcriptional regulator, producing the protein MKPNQHPYDRFYDSLEPALLSKVEEFQLFGYEEATLERLWLYLTKKKWKKPEVDVKVYELVSDILSAKAGEYMTFETVQAYRSPNWFADVNEDELKELLHPSREEK
- the secDF gene encoding protein translocase subunit SecDF, producing the protein MVKRGRIVAFFVLLVLLAGTVGGTAKSIINDIKLGLDLQGGFEVLYEVQPVNGEKITKQTVANTAEALDERINVLGVSEPSIQIEDNNRIRVQLAGIEDQNQAREILSTQANLSFRDVNDKVRLDGSDLVSGSAKQTFNDQNQPIVSLKLKDRKKFYELTQNIYQMAPQNQLVIWLDFEEGKDSYEKEAGKEDPKFLSAPNVNKPINSDEVIIEGNFTVEEAQNLAKLLDAGALPVKLEEKYSTSVGAQFGQQALDKTVTAGIIGIALIFLFMIVYYRLPGFIASVTLSVYLYLVLLLFELMNGVLTLPGIAAIILGVGMAVDANIITYERIKEEIRVGKPIKSAFQAGNKTSFLTILDANLTTLIAAGVLFYFGTSSVKGFATMLIISILVSFITAVWGSRVLLGLWVNSKLFNKRPGWFGVNKKDVHSLSENLDTLDLPTKFDRVEFAKNRRKFFAISAVIMIAGVILLSVFRLNLGIDFVSGSRVDLVSDQPIQTETLKKELDDIKLPSDNIVVSGEKSNTAVVRYSDDLSKEEIAKLKDHFKDLYGKDPSISTVSPVVGKELAKSALYAVAIASIFIILYVTIRFEWRMALGAIISLLFDALLIIFFFSVTRLEVDITFIAAVLTIVGYSINDTIVTFDRLRENLHKMKRIKHPEELEEAVNKSLRQTLGRSVNTVLTVVITVIAILIFGSESIRNFSIALLVGLISGVFSSIYIAAQIYLSLKIRQLKKHGPIKTVKEKKKWSDEPQV
- a CDS encoding LapA family protein codes for the protein MKFQWTLLLGIVFALIVSIFAVINVDPVTVNYLFGEADWPLILVILGSVFMGGIIIGSVGLFRLFVVQRRVKALEKENIILREQIEKTRDQQRLDSQDTSLKKQAPDSIQETSE